Proteins from a single region of Macrotis lagotis isolate mMagLag1 chromosome 2, bilby.v1.9.chrom.fasta, whole genome shotgun sequence:
- the ACKR1 gene encoding atypical chemokine receptor 1 codes for MGNCQNRTESGLQTLENWNFTDWEADYGNETYNYTEDDLDLAAPCRYCPLLDSSSLPFFALTSALGMLGGGILLFVLLKPLACWHLRSDRTILAQLAGGSTLFSLVLPILTPGLTPTPGTTLCCLGHGLWYASVFAQALLVCVHACLGPELNPSWFLKLSLAVWSVALLMALPVTLASDITSGLCILSFSHDVWVWCMIHIVVCIVIFLILPLGLVGGWTVQRVRGGRSRPWANVLWFWFLFWWFHAGVMGYDALIRSEVLEIKECSDQQTLDFLVDSAKILGILHCLVTPFLLALFCHYVTQSPQSTYSRPSFPPTPHPSKVYPGI; via the exons ATGGGGAACTGTCAGAATCGG ACAGAATCCGGACTTCAGACCTTGGAAAACTGGAACTTCACTGATTGGGAAGCTGATTATGGGAATGAGACTTACAACTATACTGAAGATGACCTGGACTTGGCCGCTCCTTGCCGTTACTGTCCCCTATTAGATAGCTCCTCACTGCCCTTTTTTGCTCTTACTAGTGCTTTGGGCATGCTAGGTGGTGGGATATTGCTCTTTGTTCTCCTCAAACCCCTTGCCTGTTGGCATTTACGATCAGACAGGACCATACTGGCACAGCTGGCTGGGGGCAGTACCCTCTTCAGCCTTGTTTTGCCCATCCTGACACCAGGGTTGACGCCCACCCCAGGCACCACTCTCTGTTGCCTGGGACATGGACTGTGGTATGCCTCAGTTTTTGCCCAAGCTCTGCTGGTGTGTGTGCATGCCTGTCTGGGTCCCGAACTGAATCCAAGCTGGTTCCTCAAGCTCTCATTGGCTGTGTGGAGTGTTGCTCTGCTGATGGCTTTGCCTGTCACTCTGGCCAGTGATATTACCTCTGGACTCTGCATCCTGTCATTCAGCCATGATGTGTGGGTTTGGTGTATGATCCATATTGTAGTAtgcattgtcatttttcttattttgcccCTGGGCCTGGTTGGGGGATGGACAGTACAGAGGGTAAGAGGTGGAAGGTCAAGACCATGGGCTAATGTCCTTTGGTTCTGGTTTCTGTTCTGGTGGTTCCATGCAGGGGTGATGGGATATGATGCCTTGATAAGGTCAGAAGTCTTGGAGATAAAAGAGTGCTCTGACCAGCAGACCCTAGATTTCTTGGTAGACTCTGCAAAGATCTTGGGGATATTGCACTGTTTAGTCACTCCATTTTTGCTGGCACTATTTTGTCACTATGTCACCCAGTCCCCACAGTCAACCTATTCTAGACCTTCCTTTCCCCCCACTCCTCACCCCTCCAAAGTTTATCCTGGTATCTGA
- the CADM3 gene encoding cell adhesion molecule 3, which yields MGAPTALPLLLLLACCCAPGGANLSQDESQPWTYDMTVVAGDTVQLKCQVKEPDSSSLQWSNPAQQTLYFGEKRALRDNRIQLVRSTPNELTISISKVTLADEGEYTCSIFTMPVRTAKSLVTVLGIPQKPQITGYVSAIPEKGKARLTCLSKGSKPAAEISWRKGDQELKGKPNMVQEDGNKTFTVSSSVEFQVFREDDGVLVTCSVKHKSLQDMDRSTSQRIEVLYTPTALIKPYPQHPREGEKLMLQCEGHGNPIPQQYEWVKMGIEPPLLMTHESALIFPFLNKSDSGIYQCTASNNMGSHIAYYTLDVSDHSPVISTSSTYHAVIGGIVAFIVFLLLILLIILGHYLIRHKGTYLTHEAKGSDDAPDADTAIINAEGGQSGGDDKKEYFI from the exons AAAGTCAGCCCTGGACATATGATATGACAGTAGTGGCTGGTGATACTGTACAACTCAAGTGCCAAGTGAAAGAACCTGATTCCTCATCACTACAGTGGTCCAATCCTGCTCAACAGACTCTCTACTTTGGGGAGAAGAGAG CACTTCGAGACAATAGGATCCAATTGGTACGCTCCACCCCCAACGAACTGACCATCAGTATCAGCAAGGTGACCCTGGCAGATGAGGGCGAGTATACCTGCTCCATCTTCACCATGCCTGTGCGCACTGCCAAGTCTCTCGTCACTGTGCTTG GAATCCCACAGAAGCCCCAAATCACTGGCTATGTGTCTGCAATCCCGGAGAAGGGGAAAGCTCGCCTTACCTGTCTGTCAAAAGGGAGCAAACCTGCTGCAGAGATCAGCTGGAGGAAGGGTGATCAGGAGCTCAAAG GAAAACCAAACATGGTTCAAGAGGATGGCAATAAAACATTCACAGTGAGCAGCTCGGTGGAATTCCAGGTTTTCCGGGAAGATGATGGCGTTCTTGTCACATGTTCTGTAAAGCATAAGTCTCTGCAAGACATGGACAGGTCTACCTCTCAACGGATCGAGGTCCTCT ACACACCAACAGCACTGATTAAGCCATATCCTCAACATCCTCGAGAAGGCGAGAAGTTGATGCTGCAATGTGAAGGTCACGGCAATCCCAT CCCCCAGCAGTACGAGTGGGTGAAGATGGGCATTGAGCCACCACTGCTGATGACCCATGAGAGTGCCCTCATCTTTCCATTTCTCAACAAGAGTGACAGCGGCATCTATCAATGCACAGCCTCAAATAACATGGGCAGTCACATAGCCTACTACACCCTGGATGTCAGTG ACCACAGTCCAGTAATCTCAACTTCCAGTACTTACCATGCTGTCATTGGAGGAATTGTGGCCTTCATCGTCTTCCTGCTGCTCATCCTGCTCATCATCCTGGGCCACTACCTGATCCGACACAAAG GAACATATCTGACACATGAGGCCAAAGGTTCAGATGACGCACCAGACGCAGACACGGCCATCATCAATGCAGAGGGCGGGCAATCAGGAGGCGATGACAAGAAGGAGTACTTCATCTAG